A window from Neobacillus sp. PS3-40 encodes these proteins:
- a CDS encoding phosphotransferase family protein — MEHLLGQEWEIVPAGGATGEAFYAKHEDQRLFLKRNSSPFLAVLSAEGIVPKLVWTKRMENGDVITAQQWLEGRELKPHDMNHERVARLLKKIHRSEPLLGMLKRLEKSPLLPETLFQMVRDELDEEVHSMPEVQKTIAFLTKEGANVYSDEKVVCHGDVNHNNWLLSECNQLYLIDWDGAMIADPAIDLGLLLYWYIPEENWEQWLSMYGKNSSDNLKLRMKWYVALQTLSSIQWHKNKNRLQEMDKWVNYLNVIL; from the coding sequence TTGGAACATTTATTAGGACAAGAATGGGAAATTGTCCCTGCAGGAGGCGCTACTGGTGAAGCCTTTTATGCCAAGCATGAAGATCAAAGGCTTTTTCTTAAGCGAAATTCCTCTCCTTTCCTCGCAGTCTTATCTGCTGAAGGAATCGTCCCGAAGCTTGTTTGGACAAAAAGGATGGAAAATGGTGATGTGATAACAGCTCAGCAATGGCTTGAAGGTAGGGAGCTAAAGCCACATGATATGAATCATGAGCGAGTGGCTAGACTTCTAAAAAAGATCCATCGTTCAGAACCATTGCTTGGGATGCTGAAACGTCTCGAAAAATCACCATTACTGCCAGAAACCCTTTTTCAAATGGTGAGGGACGAGTTGGATGAAGAAGTTCATTCAATGCCAGAAGTTCAGAAAACAATTGCCTTTTTAACAAAAGAAGGTGCTAATGTCTACAGTGATGAAAAAGTGGTCTGTCATGGGGATGTAAATCATAACAACTGGCTACTTTCAGAATGCAACCAGTTGTATCTGATTGATTGGGATGGGGCTATGATTGCTGACCCTGCTATTGATCTAGGCTTATTGCTTTACTGGTACATTCCTGAAGAGAACTGGGAGCAATGGCTTTCAATGTACGGGAAAAATAGTAGCGATAATTTAAAGTTACGAATGAAATGGTATGTTGCACTTCAAACCTTGTCATCTATTCAATGGCATAAGAATAAGAATCGTCTACAGGAAATGGATAAATGGGTAAATTATTTAAACGTGATTTTATAG
- the pulA gene encoding type I pullulanase, with the protein MISNERQFLAYLDEMNIITILLPKSYHNGQASSFFLSCGLQNIPLKINEKSQVDPYIKYICFLSKEISFDRINWIMDEYGERTDLQIGAVIRTTEFDEKFFYSGDDLGVRCEENQTQFKLWAPTASQVELKLHSPNGTLSETSKMKRGEKGIWTALFPCDLEYYHYSYHVCINQKWNEAVDPYVTAVTPNGELGVIVKMKKTYRPKPKLPPFQHPVDAIIYETHIRDFTIHPNSGVQNKGLYLGAAEKNTKGKGGQLTGLSYLKDLGITHIEFLPFHDFAEVDEIEKNKEYNWGYNPLHYNVPDGSYSSDPAHPYARIVELKQLIEQVHHEGIRVIMDAVYNHVYNREQSSFEKIVPGYYFRHNEFGLPSNGTGVGNDLASERKMVRKYILDSIRFWIEEYHIDGLRFDLMGIMDVETMNEVKKMCDRLAEGILLVGEGWNLNTPLPTEEKASLLNQAKIPGIAQFNDLFRDTIKGNTFNLYDKGYAFGNEHYFEAAMEVITGSIGLYTNGNSLFNEPSQSVNYVECHDNHTMWDKLQACHQNANESMLMKYHRLATSIVLLSQGIPFLHSGQEFFRTKNGVGNSYHSPDSVNQLDWDRKWKYTENIDYLKGIIEIRKSYACFRMSTAAEIRRNIHTIPLPSPVLGFSYQNILGDFYEMILLINPTLTRQPIQIPTGEWFVLADESISSAIPSRNIRTSEIIVEPICLIIIGKK; encoded by the coding sequence TTCTTGGCTTATCTGGATGAGATGAATATCATTACGATTCTTCTTCCAAAGTCCTATCATAATGGGCAAGCCTCCTCCTTTTTCCTATCTTGTGGACTACAAAATATCCCATTAAAAATAAATGAAAAAAGCCAAGTCGATCCTTATATAAAGTATATCTGTTTTCTTTCAAAAGAAATCTCATTTGATAGGATCAATTGGATTATGGACGAATATGGAGAACGAACAGACCTTCAAATTGGTGCTGTTATTCGTACTACTGAATTTGATGAAAAATTCTTTTATAGTGGGGATGATCTTGGTGTTCGATGTGAGGAAAACCAAACCCAATTTAAACTATGGGCTCCGACGGCTTCACAAGTAGAACTAAAGCTGCATTCGCCAAATGGCACACTTTCTGAAACTTCCAAAATGAAAAGGGGAGAAAAGGGAATTTGGACAGCTCTTTTTCCTTGTGATTTAGAATATTATCATTATTCTTATCATGTTTGTATTAATCAAAAATGGAATGAAGCGGTTGATCCATATGTTACAGCAGTAACACCAAATGGGGAGTTAGGCGTTATTGTAAAAATGAAGAAAACATATAGGCCAAAGCCGAAGCTTCCACCTTTTCAACATCCAGTTGACGCAATCATTTATGAAACGCATATAAGGGATTTTACAATTCACCCAAATAGTGGGGTTCAAAATAAAGGTCTTTACCTAGGTGCAGCGGAGAAGAATACTAAGGGGAAAGGTGGACAATTAACAGGACTTTCCTATTTAAAGGATTTAGGTATTACTCATATTGAGTTTTTACCTTTTCATGATTTTGCTGAAGTAGACGAGATTGAAAAAAATAAAGAATACAATTGGGGCTACAATCCTCTTCACTATAATGTCCCTGACGGTAGTTATTCTTCTGATCCTGCACATCCGTACGCCCGAATCGTAGAATTGAAGCAATTAATTGAGCAGGTTCATCATGAGGGCATTCGGGTGATCATGGATGCTGTTTATAATCATGTATATAACCGTGAACAGTCCTCATTTGAAAAAATAGTTCCTGGGTATTATTTTAGACATAATGAATTTGGTCTCCCATCGAATGGAACTGGGGTTGGCAACGATCTCGCGTCCGAACGAAAGATGGTTAGAAAGTATATTTTGGATTCGATTCGCTTTTGGATAGAAGAATATCATATAGATGGCCTTCGTTTTGATTTAATGGGAATTATGGATGTAGAAACGATGAATGAAGTGAAAAAAATGTGTGATCGTCTTGCAGAAGGGATCCTTTTAGTGGGTGAAGGTTGGAATTTAAATACGCCACTTCCCACCGAAGAGAAGGCATCGCTTTTGAATCAAGCCAAAATTCCGGGTATTGCCCAATTTAATGATTTGTTCAGAGATACAATTAAAGGGAACACCTTTAATTTGTATGATAAAGGATATGCTTTTGGAAATGAGCACTATTTTGAAGCGGCAATGGAGGTTATAACTGGAAGTATCGGTTTATATACAAACGGAAACTCCTTATTTAATGAACCGTCACAGTCTGTGAACTACGTTGAATGTCATGATAACCACACTATGTGGGATAAGCTACAGGCTTGTCATCAAAATGCCAATGAGTCAATGCTAATGAAATACCATCGGCTTGCAACAAGTATTGTGTTATTATCACAAGGAATTCCGTTCCTTCATAGTGGGCAGGAATTTTTCCGCACGAAAAATGGTGTGGGAAATAGTTATCATTCTCCTGATTCTGTTAATCAACTGGATTGGGATAGAAAATGGAAATATACCGAAAATATTGATTATCTAAAGGGAATTATCGAAATTCGAAAGTCATATGCATGTTTTAGAATGAGCACAGCAGCTGAAATCCGCCGCAATATACATACAATACCTCTACCATCACCTGTGCTTGGATTCTCCTATCAGAATATTTTGGGTGATTTTTATGAAATGATCCTTTTGATCAATCCAACGCTGACAAGGCAACCCATTCAGATTCCAACAGGTGAATGGTTTGTACTAGCAGATGAAAGTATTTCATCTGCTATTCCCAGCCGGAACATTAGAACATCGGAAATTATAGTGGAACCAATTTGCCTAATTATTATTGGAAAGAAATAA
- a CDS encoding DUF84 family protein, translating into MKIIIGSKNPAKIMAVKNAFPEDIEIISLDIPSGVRDQPFSDEETIKGAINRAMNSLHAALGDIGIGLEGGVQETTQGLFICNWGALVSKNMEPIIAGGARILLPEEIANRLRNGEELGPVMDDYVKIQNVRKHEGAVGIFTNGLINRVDMFTHIMNMLIGQYEYKQKHSC; encoded by the coding sequence ATGAAAATTATCATTGGTTCAAAAAACCCTGCAAAAATAATGGCTGTTAAAAATGCTTTCCCTGAAGACATTGAGATTATTTCCTTGGATATTCCATCTGGAGTCAGGGATCAGCCCTTTTCTGATGAAGAGACAATTAAGGGTGCGATCAATCGGGCAATGAATTCTTTACATGCTGCCCTGGGGGATATCGGGATTGGGCTTGAAGGTGGCGTTCAGGAAACAACCCAAGGGCTCTTCATTTGTAATTGGGGGGCACTCGTATCAAAAAATATGGAACCGATTATCGCTGGGGGAGCAAGGATATTACTTCCAGAAGAAATTGCAAATAGATTAAGAAACGGAGAAGAACTAGGCCCAGTTATGGATGATTATGTGAAAATACAAAATGTAAGAAAGCACGAAGGAGCAGTCGGAATTTTCACAAATGGCCTTATCAATCGTGTTGATATGTTTACACATATAATGAATATGCTAATTGGGCAGTATGAATATAAACAAAAACATTCATGTTGA
- a CDS encoding YtzH-like family protein encodes MPLNQQDQVTLLKDILSNHQTDCCGSVSECEQLERLVKSLMVSQQIDQNTKNFLQEVYEYGQHGAQTADLDQHILANQENLSQWVNTINQF; translated from the coding sequence ATGCCATTAAACCAACAAGATCAGGTAACCTTACTTAAAGATATATTAAGCAACCATCAAACCGATTGTTGTGGATCTGTTTCAGAATGTGAACAATTGGAACGTTTAGTCAAATCTCTAATGGTTAGCCAACAAATTGATCAGAATACGAAAAACTTTTTGCAAGAAGTATATGAATATGGCCAACACGGTGCACAAACTGCCGATTTAGATCAGCATATTTTAGCCAACCAGGAAAACTTATCACAATGGGTAAATACTATTAATCAATTCTAA
- the trmB gene encoding tRNA (guanosine(46)-N7)-methyltransferase TrmB produces MRLRHKPWAQEKINQYPQYIIANPESFKGKYEEVFEKQQPLHIEIGSGKGRFITEMAKAHPDINYIGIEVYQSIIISALDNLIEADLPNLKLLNVNAGDLEKIFEKNDVDRIYLNFSDPWPKTRHEKRRLTYKNYLQIYQNILKDGREIHFKTDNQGLFEYSLTSFSAYGLLLKYISLDLHKSEFEGNIMTEYEEKFSKMGNRIYRCEVQYQ; encoded by the coding sequence ATGCGACTCAGACACAAGCCTTGGGCACAGGAAAAAATAAATCAATACCCACAATATATCATTGCTAACCCTGAAAGTTTTAAAGGGAAATATGAAGAGGTTTTTGAAAAACAGCAACCACTTCATATTGAAATTGGAAGCGGAAAAGGCCGATTTATTACAGAAATGGCAAAGGCTCATCCGGATATCAATTATATTGGAATTGAAGTGTATCAAAGTATAATTATTTCTGCATTGGATAATTTAATTGAGGCAGATTTGCCAAACCTCAAGCTTTTAAATGTAAATGCCGGTGATTTGGAAAAAATCTTTGAAAAGAATGATGTAGATCGAATTTATTTGAATTTCTCTGATCCTTGGCCAAAAACGCGCCATGAAAAGCGAAGATTAACTTACAAAAATTACTTGCAGATATATCAAAACATTTTGAAGGATGGCAGAGAAATTCATTTTAAGACAGATAATCAAGGCTTATTTGAATATTCATTAACAAGCTTTTCTGCTTACGGTTTACTGTTGAAATATATCAGCCTTGACCTTCACAAGAGTGAATTTGAAGGAAATATCATGACTGAATATGAAGAGAAATTTTCAAAAATGGGTAATCGCATTTACCGTTGTGAAGTTCAATATCAATAA
- a CDS encoding MBL fold metallo-hydrolase: MESLKIGKVSLTWLSGGDTNLDGGAMFGVVPKPLWEKKYPCNEKNQIELPSDPMLIQMDGKHILVDSGMGKGKLTDKQKRNYGVTKESEVEESLAELGLTPTDIDYILMTHLHFDHALGLTKLEDNEYYSVFPHAKIITSKIEWDEMRAPNIRSINTYWKENWEAIENQVITFEDIWSFGALKLVHTGGHSDGHSILIIEDSGEVAIHMGDIMPTHAHQNALWVLAYDDYPMDSIVAKQKWFPYGVEKDAWFTFYHDAFYRAVKWGKDGQMIENIARKR, translated from the coding sequence ATGGAAAGTTTGAAAATTGGGAAGGTTTCACTGACATGGTTATCGGGAGGGGACACAAATCTAGACGGGGGAGCAATGTTTGGGGTCGTTCCGAAACCACTCTGGGAAAAAAAATATCCTTGCAATGAAAAAAACCAAATTGAGTTGCCATCAGATCCGATGTTAATCCAAATGGATGGAAAACATATATTGGTTGACAGTGGAATGGGAAAAGGAAAATTAACTGATAAACAAAAGCGGAACTATGGTGTAACAAAGGAATCAGAAGTAGAGGAGTCTCTAGCTGAATTAGGATTGACACCTACTGATATCGATTATATCTTAATGACACATTTACATTTTGATCATGCATTGGGACTGACTAAGCTTGAAGATAATGAATATTATTCTGTCTTCCCTCATGCAAAGATAATCACCTCAAAAATTGAATGGGATGAGATGAGAGCCCCCAATATTCGTTCTATAAATACGTACTGGAAAGAGAATTGGGAAGCAATTGAAAACCAAGTCATAACTTTTGAGGATATATGGAGTTTTGGAGCGTTAAAACTCGTTCATACAGGTGGACATAGTGATGGACATTCCATTTTAATTATTGAAGATTCTGGAGAAGTTGCTATACATATGGGAGATATTATGCCGACACATGCCCATCAGAATGCACTTTGGGTTCTCGCATATGATGATTATCCAATGGATTCAATTGTAGCCAAGCAAAAGTGGTTTCCATATGGGGTTGAAAAAGATGCATGGTTTACTTTCTATCATGACGCTTTCTATCGGGCTGTAAAATGGGGAAAAGATGGGCAAATGATCGAAAACATTGCAAGAAAAAGATAA
- a CDS encoding M42 family metallopeptidase, with protein MNDHTLKLFKTLTELPAAPGNEHLIRKFMKEQLSLYADELVQDNLGSIFGVKKGNGNGPTIMAAGHMDEVGFMVTAITDNGMLRFQTLGGWWSQVLLAQRVQVMTKNGPVIGVIGSIPPHLLDEEKRSKPMEISNMLIDIGADDREDAKRIGIKPGQPILPICPFTPMANKKKILAKAWDNRYGCGLAIELLQELKGVQLPNTLYSGATVQEEVGLRGAQTAANMIKPDIFFALDASPANDATGKKSEFGQLGKGTLLRILDRSMVTHRGMREFVLDTAEKHNIPYQYFVSQGGTDAGRVHQSNDGIPSAVIGICSRYIHTHASIIHIDDYAAAKELVINLVKACDQTTIDSIKANS; from the coding sequence ATGAACGATCATACATTAAAGCTTTTTAAAACTTTAACGGAGTTACCCGCAGCACCAGGTAATGAACATTTAATTAGAAAGTTTATGAAAGAACAATTATCCTTGTATGCAGATGAATTGGTTCAAGATAATTTAGGGAGCATTTTCGGAGTAAAAAAAGGAAATGGTAATGGACCAACGATAATGGCTGCCGGACATATGGATGAAGTTGGCTTTATGGTAACAGCAATTACGGACAATGGAATGCTACGCTTCCAAACCCTAGGCGGCTGGTGGAGTCAAGTTCTTTTGGCACAGCGCGTTCAAGTTATGACGAAAAATGGACCTGTTATAGGCGTAATTGGTTCAATTCCTCCGCATTTGCTTGATGAAGAAAAGCGGAGCAAACCAATGGAAATAAGCAATATGCTCATTGATATTGGAGCGGATGACCGAGAAGATGCCAAACGAATTGGAATCAAGCCAGGCCAACCAATCCTTCCAATTTGCCCGTTTACGCCGATGGCCAATAAGAAGAAAATTTTAGCAAAGGCATGGGACAACCGCTATGGATGCGGTTTAGCAATTGAACTTTTGCAAGAATTGAAGGGTGTACAATTACCAAATACACTCTATTCTGGAGCAACCGTTCAGGAAGAAGTGGGCTTACGTGGAGCTCAAACAGCTGCAAATATGATTAAACCTGATATCTTCTTTGCACTTGATGCAAGCCCAGCAAATGACGCTACCGGAAAAAAATCAGAATTTGGCCAATTAGGAAAAGGAACCTTGCTCAGAATTCTTGATCGTTCTATGGTAACGCATCGAGGCATGAGAGAATTTGTGCTTGATACAGCTGAAAAGCATAATATTCCATATCAATATTTTGTTTCCCAAGGTGGAACGGATGCAGGTAGGGTACATCAATCTAATGATGGGATTCCAAGTGCTGTAATCGGGATTTGCTCACGATACATTCATACACACGCTTCAATTATCCATATTGATGACTATGCGGCTGCAAAGGAATTAGTCATAAACCTAGTCAAGGCTTGTGATCAAACAACAATTGATTCAATAAAAGCCAATAGCTAA
- a CDS encoding PepSY domain-containing protein codes for MKWKSFFLGASFGFVGGYTLKKIISEKINLSPEKVLELVKDHFKIQGSIQGSWISMEVESFEKGKIHYKAYRGGISMLVNGASEQYEFIADASTGTIIDVFEL; via the coding sequence ATGAAGTGGAAATCCTTTTTCCTTGGAGCTTCCTTTGGTTTTGTTGGCGGCTACACCCTTAAAAAAATCATTTCAGAAAAAATAAATCTTTCACCTGAAAAGGTATTAGAACTAGTAAAAGATCACTTTAAAATTCAAGGTTCTATTCAAGGCTCGTGGATAAGTATGGAAGTGGAGTCGTTTGAAAAAGGAAAAATTCACTACAAAGCTTATAGAGGCGGTATTTCTATGCTTGTCAATGGAGCGAGTGAACAATATGAGTTTATCGCAGATGCATCGACAGGAACGATTATTGATGTGTTCGAACTATAA